The following coding sequences lie in one Salvelinus fontinalis isolate EN_2023a chromosome 21, ASM2944872v1, whole genome shotgun sequence genomic window:
- the inip gene encoding SOSS complex subunit C, which produces MASPAPGSGFQNKNRVAILAELDKEKRRLIQNSSMNNPGASIPLSRPALNKDFRDHAEQQHIAAQQKAALQHAHAHSSGFFITQDSSFGNLILPVLPRLDPPPPAE; this is translated from the exons ATGGCTTCGCCTGCACCTGGATCGG GATTCCAGAACAAAAACCGTGTTGCCATTTTGGCTGAACTGGACAAGGAGAAGAGACGCTTGATACAAAACTCCTCCATGAATAACCCTGGAGCCAG TATCCCTCTGTCCAGACCAGCCCTGAATAAAGACTTCAGAGACCACGCAGAGCAGCAGCACATCGCTGCCCAGCAGAAAGCAGCTCTGCAG CACGCCCATGCTCACTCTTCTGGATTCTTCATCACTCAAGACTCGTCCTTCGGGAACCTGATCCTCCCGGTGCTGCCACGTCTAGACCCGCCTCCACCGGCAGAATAA